One window from the genome of Ammoniphilus sp. CFH 90114 encodes:
- a CDS encoding YggT family protein, giving the protein MEGAALLIRLYYFALIGRILLSWLPQLQENRFAEFLYNITEPYLAVFRRFIPPLGMIDLSPIVAFFVYSWISDFLLRGLHTVLVFLIG; this is encoded by the coding sequence ATGGAAGGTGCAGCTTTACTAATCCGATTGTATTATTTTGCGCTAATCGGGCGCATCTTGCTATCTTGGCTGCCACAATTGCAAGAGAACCGATTTGCCGAATTCTTATATAATATTACGGAACCTTACTTGGCAGTATTTCGCAGGTTTATTCCTCCATTAGGAATGATCGATCTTTCTCCGATTGTAGCCTTCTTTGTTTACAGCTGGATCTCAGACTTCCTGCTTAGAGGTTTACATACTGTCTTAGTGTTCTTGATTGGTTAG
- the rsfS gene encoding ribosome silencing factor, with protein sequence MTVLEIAKKSAEIVEDKKAGNVLILDIQGLSVIADYFVICHGNSSTQVQALTSELKKRMNELGIEIKGVEGYDDARWVLVDLGDVVVHIFHKDEREYYNIERIWGDAGIVGVH encoded by the coding sequence ATGACGGTACTTGAAATTGCGAAGAAATCTGCCGAGATTGTAGAAGATAAAAAGGCAGGTAATGTACTGATCTTAGATATTCAAGGACTTTCTGTAATTGCGGATTATTTTGTTATCTGTCACGGGAATTCTTCCACCCAAGTCCAAGCTCTTACTTCTGAATTGAAAAAGAGAATGAATGAGCTAGGTATCGAAATTAAAGGAGTGGAGGGGTACGATGATGCCAGATGGGTCCTCGTGGACTTAGGGGATGTAGTCGTCCACATTTTCCATAAAGATGAGCGTGAATATTATAATATAGAACGAATTTGGGGAGATGCAGGTATTGTCGGTGTTCACTAG
- the yqeK gene encoding bis(5'-nucleosyl)-tetraphosphatase (symmetrical) YqeK, which produces MNPELLLEQVKTQMTEHRFNHTIGVADTAVLLAQRYGADKEQAYLAGILHDYCKYWDKERMKEIMVEQNDTIPADLLEFDKELWHAPVGAYVVQRDLKIQDPMVLDAIRYHTSGRPGMSLLEKILWLADYIEPGRHFPGVDEVRELAVQDLNKAIAKAMGNTIIFLVKQRKRIYPLTLETYNDIVYQLNQEGKES; this is translated from the coding sequence ATGAATCCTGAATTATTACTTGAACAAGTAAAGACCCAGATGACAGAGCATCGGTTTAATCATACGATAGGGGTTGCCGATACGGCAGTCCTGCTTGCTCAACGGTATGGAGCGGATAAGGAACAAGCCTACTTGGCAGGGATTTTACATGATTATTGCAAATACTGGGACAAAGAAAGAATGAAGGAAATCATGGTTGAGCAGAATGACACGATTCCTGCTGATCTTCTAGAGTTCGATAAAGAATTGTGGCATGCACCAGTAGGGGCGTATGTTGTGCAAAGAGACCTTAAAATCCAGGATCCTATGGTCTTAGATGCCATACGATACCATACTTCAGGCCGCCCTGGGATGAGTTTGTTAGAAAAGATATTATGGCTAGCGGATTATATCGAGCCGGGAAGGCATTTTCCAGGAGTAGACGAAGTACGGGAGTTGGCTGTTCAGGATTTGAATAAAGCCATAGCGAAGGCTATGGGGAATACGATTATCTTTTTGGTTAAACAGCGTAAACGTATCTACCCCTTAACACTTGAAACATATAATGATATTGTCTATCAACTGAACCAGGAAGGAAAGGAGTCGTGA
- a CDS encoding helix-hairpin-helix domain-containing protein, with the protein MLSWTTREKKLAALAAIAVLLLVSLLFYVWRIGQDDEPVPFSPYSVEDESKQAGQEELEPIPDETMIWVDVKGAVVHPGVYELTEDARVYLAIERSGGFKPDAETRGVNLAKRLQDGELVYVPMKGEHPPVEITEERMSGAKPKININAATVEELTTLPGIGGVKAAAIVDYRDKHGKFQKESDLTKVTGIGEKSLERVKDLISVR; encoded by the coding sequence ATGTTAAGTTGGACCACCCGTGAAAAGAAGCTTGCTGCTCTAGCTGCCATAGCCGTATTATTACTAGTTAGTTTACTATTTTACGTCTGGCGTATAGGACAAGATGATGAACCTGTTCCTTTTTCTCCCTATTCTGTAGAAGATGAGTCGAAGCAGGCAGGGCAGGAAGAATTAGAACCCATCCCTGATGAAACGATGATCTGGGTGGATGTGAAGGGAGCCGTTGTCCATCCTGGAGTTTATGAACTAACAGAGGATGCGCGAGTTTATTTAGCTATCGAACGAAGCGGGGGATTCAAGCCAGACGCAGAGACCCGTGGCGTAAATCTGGCAAAGCGACTTCAAGATGGAGAACTCGTGTATGTGCCCATGAAGGGAGAACATCCTCCAGTAGAAATAACAGAAGAAAGGATGAGTGGGGCTAAACCCAAAATAAATATTAATGCAGCCACGGTTGAGGAATTAACCACCCTGCCAGGTATCGGAGGCGTAAAGGCTGCGGCGATTGTAGATTACCGGGACAAGCATGGAAAGTTTCAAAAAGAAAGTGATCTTACAAAGGTGACCGGAATTGGAGAAAAGTCATTGGAAAGGGTAAAAGATCTTATTAGCGTAAGGTGA
- the yyaC gene encoding spore protease YyaC, producing MSLLYQLSHKNQRAVPLLGSKIKERLEKSPEYENLIILCIGTDRCTGDCLGPLVGMLLEKQNLIYPEVWGTLEKPVHALNLKEAVHKLALQPNPLVIAVDACLGLSQHVGDVQVVDGPLRPGLGVKKVLPSVGDFHIKGIVNASGFLDSIVLQNTRLHTVMQMAQVISDSILYALKN from the coding sequence ATGTCCCTGCTATATCAGCTCTCCCATAAGAATCAACGAGCAGTTCCCTTATTAGGATCAAAGATTAAAGAGCGACTTGAAAAAAGTCCGGAATATGAGAATTTGATTATCCTTTGTATCGGCACAGACCGTTGCACCGGAGATTGCCTTGGACCTTTAGTTGGCATGCTATTAGAAAAACAAAATCTCATCTATCCTGAAGTATGGGGAACCCTTGAAAAACCCGTACATGCCCTTAATCTAAAGGAGGCCGTTCATAAGCTTGCCCTGCAACCTAATCCGCTCGTTATTGCTGTTGATGCTTGTCTCGGTTTATCCCAGCATGTGGGTGATGTTCAAGTGGTTGATGGACCCTTGCGACCTGGGCTTGGTGTAAAGAAGGTCCTGCCTTCTGTCGGTGATTTTCACATCAAGGGAATTGTTAATGCCAGTGGTTTCCTCGATTCTATCGTCCTGCAAAACACACGTCTTCATACTGTCATGCAGATGGCCCAAGTAATATCTGATTCCATTCTATATGCCTTAAAAAACTAA
- a CDS encoding saccharopine dehydrogenase family protein: MVVLGVGGVGQVCAAELSKKPNVKTLILGDISVDCAERFAKKLRSVTGTTIKVHRVDASKIESVMEVTREADVLIHAGLPDYNIQVMKACLETRTHYIDMASNGPKWLLEQLDWDPLFKKKGILGIMGIGCDPGFSNIAARYAVDQLDTVESIMIRDGDNSVVDYDGFCAYFSPQTAIKECLAKPNYWTAELGEQFFPDPFFNKEEFEFPEPIGWLDCYNVEHEEVTTLGETIGKWKGCKYVDFKYALHPDFVNTLKVLAYLGLDSDEVIEVNGAEVIPRDVVVTTMPKPTDLAGKIHGYSCVGALVRGTKGDRSKELYVYTMANHDEVFKKTGFQATVWQTGVPPVAAVELIANESLKGRFGCIPPELIDPLPFLNIVKSMGMDWQIIEKTGPIVRKSSA, from the coding sequence GTGGTAGTACTCGGTGTCGGTGGCGTGGGGCAAGTCTGTGCGGCAGAATTATCAAAGAAACCAAACGTAAAGACACTCATTCTTGGTGATATATCTGTGGATTGCGCTGAGAGGTTTGCAAAGAAACTAAGGTCAGTGACAGGAACAACAATTAAGGTTCATCGGGTAGATGCGAGTAAGATCGAAAGTGTAATGGAGGTAACCAGAGAAGCCGATGTCCTTATTCATGCCGGATTGCCTGATTACAATATTCAAGTTATGAAGGCTTGTCTTGAAACCCGAACCCATTATATCGATATGGCCTCAAATGGCCCCAAGTGGTTGTTGGAGCAGTTGGATTGGGATCCGTTATTTAAAAAGAAAGGCATATTGGGAATCATGGGTATTGGGTGTGATCCTGGATTTTCCAATATTGCCGCAAGGTATGCCGTAGATCAATTAGATACTGTCGAATCCATAATGATACGAGATGGAGATAATTCTGTTGTAGATTATGATGGATTCTGTGCTTACTTCAGTCCGCAAACCGCAATCAAAGAGTGCTTAGCAAAACCTAACTATTGGACCGCAGAGCTTGGGGAACAATTTTTTCCTGATCCGTTTTTTAATAAAGAAGAATTTGAATTTCCAGAACCGATCGGTTGGTTGGATTGCTACAATGTAGAACATGAAGAAGTAACGACATTAGGTGAGACAATAGGAAAATGGAAGGGATGCAAGTATGTTGATTTTAAGTATGCCCTTCACCCTGACTTTGTGAATACTCTCAAGGTTCTGGCTTATCTTGGATTAGACAGTGACGAAGTTATTGAAGTGAACGGAGCGGAAGTGATTCCTCGCGATGTGGTGGTTACGACGATGCCAAAGCCCACAGATTTGGCAGGAAAGATTCATGGATACTCCTGTGTCGGAGCACTGGTTAGAGGAACAAAAGGAGATCGGAGTAAAGAACTTTACGTTTATACCATGGCCAATCATGATGAAGTATTTAAAAAGACCGGATTCCAGGCTACGGTTTGGCAGACAGGGGTCCCTCCTGTGGCAGCCGTAGAGCTTATCGCAAATGAATCGTTAAAGGGGCGATTTGGGTGTATTCCACCTGAACTCATTGATCCACTACCTTTCTTAAATATTGTAAAATCCATGGGAATGGACTGGCAGATTATCGAGAAAACGGGCCCGATTGTCCGTAAAAGCTCGGCTTGA
- a CDS encoding class I SAM-dependent methyltransferase, producing MFTSYQHLAQVYDQLMTEVPYELWIQYAEKMWKETSPKKIIDLACGTGSISIPFAELGYEVTGVDLSEEMLAVTYNKAKEKGVPIQLLHQDMSELEIPMTVDAVVCFCDSLNYLTEPGAVLETFQRVHHALKPGGLFLFDVHSLYKINHVFGDHTFTLTEEDIAYIWQCYLEEGSLVTHELTIFVREGPLYKRFEEVHVQKGYSHEEIVKCLKTAGFDLLSCTADFTDEAPEEQSERIFYAAVKTK from the coding sequence GTGTTCACTAGCTATCAACATTTAGCTCAAGTCTATGATCAATTAATGACAGAAGTTCCGTATGAGTTATGGATTCAGTACGCGGAAAAGATGTGGAAGGAAACATCGCCGAAGAAGATCATCGATTTAGCTTGTGGTACAGGCTCAATTTCTATTCCCTTTGCTGAATTGGGATATGAGGTTACCGGGGTAGACTTATCTGAAGAAATGCTGGCTGTGACCTATAATAAAGCGAAGGAAAAAGGCGTACCGATTCAACTGCTCCACCAGGATATGAGTGAACTAGAGATTCCTATGACAGTGGATGCTGTAGTATGCTTTTGTGATTCCCTAAACTATCTGACGGAGCCGGGTGCTGTTCTAGAAACCTTCCAGAGAGTGCATCATGCCCTTAAGCCGGGCGGTCTATTTTTGTTCGATGTTCATTCTCTCTATAAAATTAATCATGTGTTTGGTGATCATACCTTCACGCTAACGGAAGAGGATATTGCTTACATATGGCAGTGCTATTTAGAAGAGGGATCTTTGGTTACACATGAGTTAACGATTTTTGTGCGAGAGGGCCCATTGTATAAGCGGTTTGAGGAAGTCCATGTTCAAAAGGGATATAGTCATGAGGAAATTGTAAAGTGTCTTAAGACAGCTGGATTTGACTTGCTAAGTTGTACAGCTGACTTTACAGATGAAGCACCGGAAGAACAAAGTGAAAGAATCTTTTATGCTGCAGTAAAAACAAAATAA
- a CDS encoding homocysteine synthase has protein sequence MTQERKLGFETIALHGGQKPDPATNSRAVPIYQTSSYVFNDTDHAANLFALKEFGNIYTRIMNPTQDVFEQRIAQLEGGVGALATSSGQAAITYSILNIAQAGDEIIASSSLYGGTYALFAHTLPKLGIKVQFADIDQPEDFIAKFNDKTKAVFIETIGNPRINVADIEKVAAIAHDHGVPLIVDNTFASPYLCRPIEHGADIVVHSATKFIGGHGTSIGGVIIDAGKFDWTNGKFPLLTEPDASYHGLVYTQALGPLAYIIKARVTLLRDIGAAVAPFNSFLFLQGLETLHLRMERHVENAKRVAEFLEQHELVSWVNYPGLETNPYYALAKKYLPKGAGSIFTFGLKGGLEEGKKFINSLQLFSHLANVGDAKSLVIHPASTTHQQLDEESQRRAGVTPDMVRLSIGLETVDDLLFDLDQALKLSQK, from the coding sequence ATGACACAAGAGCGTAAATTGGGATTTGAGACAATTGCTTTACATGGGGGACAGAAGCCTGATCCTGCCACGAATTCTAGGGCTGTTCCTATCTATCAAACTTCTTCCTATGTTTTTAACGATACGGATCATGCCGCCAATTTATTCGCGTTGAAGGAATTCGGCAATATCTATACTCGCATTATGAACCCAACACAAGATGTATTCGAACAACGTATCGCCCAGTTAGAAGGTGGAGTGGGTGCATTAGCCACATCTTCAGGACAGGCTGCTATCACGTACTCTATTCTTAACATTGCTCAGGCGGGTGATGAGATTATAGCTTCTAGCAGCTTATACGGTGGTACATATGCTTTATTTGCTCATACTCTTCCTAAGCTAGGGATTAAGGTTCAATTTGCTGACATCGATCAGCCGGAAGATTTTATTGCTAAATTCAATGACAAGACGAAGGCCGTCTTTATTGAAACGATTGGAAACCCACGTATTAATGTTGCTGATATTGAGAAGGTAGCTGCTATTGCACATGATCATGGTGTTCCATTAATTGTGGATAATACGTTTGCATCACCTTACTTGTGCCGACCTATTGAACATGGAGCGGATATTGTAGTTCACTCCGCAACTAAATTTATCGGCGGACATGGTACGTCTATAGGCGGTGTTATTATAGACGCTGGAAAATTTGATTGGACGAATGGCAAGTTTCCACTGCTCACTGAACCGGATGCTAGTTATCATGGGTTAGTCTATACTCAAGCTCTTGGACCTTTAGCTTACATTATTAAGGCAAGAGTAACCCTATTGCGCGATATCGGAGCAGCTGTGGCGCCATTCAATTCTTTCCTCTTCCTTCAAGGTCTAGAGACCCTTCATTTACGTATGGAGAGACATGTAGAGAACGCGAAGAGGGTAGCGGAATTCCTAGAACAACACGAATTGGTTTCATGGGTCAACTATCCAGGACTAGAAACCAACCCGTATTATGCCTTAGCGAAGAAGTATCTGCCAAAAGGAGCAGGTTCGATCTTTACCTTTGGTCTTAAGGGTGGTTTAGAAGAAGGGAAGAAGTTTATCAACAGCTTGCAGCTCTTCTCCCACTTAGCTAACGTAGGAGACGCGAAGTCATTGGTTATTCATCCAGCCAGTACAACACATCAGCAGTTAGACGAAGAGAGCCAGCGTAGAGCTGGGGTTACTCCAGATATGGTTCGCTTGTCTATCGGCTTAGAAACCGTAGATGATCTTTTATTCGACTTAGACCAGGCTCTAAAGCTAAGTCAAAAGTAA
- the asnB gene encoding asparagine synthase (glutamine-hydrolyzing): protein MCGFVALYNKKNHPLSPQHLQSMTDLIIHRGPDDQGFHIDNHVGLGFRRLSIIDLEGGKQPLCNEDGDIWIAFNGEIYNYQELQKWLKDKGHHFKTESDTETIVHLYEEVGFDCPKHLRGMFGFVIWDRKKNILFGARDHFGIKPFYWTETNDSYAFGSEIKSLLQVAGVEKKVNPTSFYHYLTFQYVPDPETMFDGIHKLPPGHFVLIKDGEMKIEPYWTVEFRPEEKPFSYFVEGTREILKDSVAKHRVSDVPRGAFLSSGIDSSSIVALLRQHEEVKTFTVGFDIPGYSELDIARETAGFLKTNHHEVKISADRYLEELPRLIWHQDEPVADPSAIALYFVAELASKHVTVVLSGEGADEFFGGYNIYREPHSLRHFSRMPGFLKSTLRHAAEFLPEGTKGKSFIMRGSKSVEERFFGNALIFSEELKEKVTMSSLSTDPMYISAQEITAAIYKNAKSYDDVTKMQYLDIHTWLRGNILMKADKMTMANSLELRVPFVDPKVFEFAATIPTQYKIANGTTKHVLREAMKDILPPQIKTRKKLGFPVPTRHWLRHDFYDWAKELIYDSNVDEFINKAFVLYMLDEHKEGKADYGRKIWTVLVFMLWHQIYMEDKYSFGPYVSPYIETRRKRLESYHVG from the coding sequence ATGTGCGGATTTGTCGCTCTTTATAATAAAAAGAATCATCCCTTATCTCCGCAACATCTTCAGTCCATGACCGACCTTATCATACATAGAGGTCCAGACGACCAAGGTTTCCATATTGATAACCATGTTGGCCTTGGCTTTCGTCGGTTAAGCATTATTGACCTCGAGGGAGGCAAACAGCCTCTCTGCAATGAAGATGGAGATATATGGATCGCTTTTAATGGTGAAATTTATAACTACCAAGAACTGCAGAAATGGCTGAAAGATAAGGGCCATCACTTCAAGACCGAATCAGATACAGAAACGATTGTCCATCTCTACGAAGAAGTAGGTTTTGATTGTCCTAAGCATCTAAGAGGCATGTTCGGATTTGTGATTTGGGACAGAAAGAAGAATATTCTTTTCGGTGCTCGCGACCACTTTGGCATTAAGCCATTCTATTGGACCGAAACCAACGACTCGTACGCATTCGGCTCAGAGATCAAGAGTCTATTACAAGTAGCTGGAGTAGAGAAAAAAGTAAACCCTACTTCGTTCTATCACTATTTAACCTTTCAGTATGTTCCAGACCCTGAAACGATGTTTGACGGGATTCATAAACTTCCACCTGGGCATTTCGTCCTTATTAAAGATGGCGAGATGAAAATAGAACCTTATTGGACAGTAGAATTCCGTCCGGAAGAGAAGCCTTTCTCTTACTTTGTTGAAGGAACCAGAGAAATTCTTAAAGATTCGGTAGCTAAGCATCGAGTCAGTGATGTCCCACGCGGAGCCTTCTTATCCAGTGGAATTGACTCAAGCAGTATTGTGGCCTTGCTCAGACAGCACGAAGAAGTCAAAACCTTCACCGTTGGTTTTGACATCCCAGGGTATAGCGAATTAGATATCGCCAGGGAAACAGCCGGATTCTTAAAAACGAATCACCATGAAGTTAAGATTAGTGCTGATCGCTACTTAGAGGAACTGCCTCGCCTCATCTGGCACCAAGATGAACCCGTAGCGGACCCTTCGGCCATCGCTTTATACTTTGTAGCTGAACTAGCGAGTAAGCACGTCACCGTCGTTCTCTCAGGTGAAGGCGCAGATGAATTTTTTGGTGGGTATAATATCTACCGAGAGCCTCATTCCCTACGTCATTTTTCTAGAATGCCTGGTTTCTTGAAATCAACCCTTCGCCACGCTGCCGAGTTTCTTCCAGAAGGGACAAAAGGAAAGAGTTTCATCATGCGTGGCTCTAAGTCCGTTGAAGAACGCTTCTTCGGGAATGCTTTGATCTTTTCAGAAGAACTTAAAGAAAAAGTAACGATGAGTAGCTTGTCCACAGATCCGATGTATATTTCAGCTCAAGAAATTACAGCCGCTATCTATAAGAATGCAAAGTCTTACGATGACGTAACGAAGATGCAATATCTTGATATTCATACTTGGCTTAGAGGCAACATCTTGATGAAGGCCGACAAAATGACGATGGCCAATTCACTTGAGTTGCGTGTTCCTTTTGTAGATCCGAAGGTATTTGAATTTGCGGCAACCATCCCTACTCAATATAAGATTGCCAATGGGACAACGAAACATGTTCTTCGTGAAGCCATGAAGGACATCCTCCCTCCACAAATCAAGACGCGGAAGAAGCTAGGCTTCCCTGTACCGACAAGACACTGGTTGCGTCATGATTTCTATGATTGGGCTAAAGAACTAATCTATGACTCTAATGTTGATGAGTTTATTAATAAAGCTTTTGTCCTCTATATGCTTGATGAGCATAAGGAAGGAAAGGCCGATTATGGTCGAAAGATCTGGACGGTGCTTGTATTTATGCTCTGGCATCAAATCTATATGGAAGACAAGTATTCGTTTGGCCCGTATGTCAGTCCTTATATTGAAACGCGCCGCAAACGACTCGAATCCTATCATGTAGGTTAA
- a CDS encoding DUF2533 family protein: MSVHHEISKKVNQTVSLVESYKNLDRKREQEISKVLEKAKNGEEYSVEAINKVTEEINQFALKHHLPTRKRVTKQMVLDLVSQN; encoded by the coding sequence ATGAGTGTCCATCATGAAATTTCGAAGAAGGTTAATCAAACCGTAAGCCTTGTAGAATCTTATAAGAACTTAGATAGAAAGAGAGAACAAGAAATCAGCAAGGTTCTCGAAAAGGCAAAAAACGGGGAAGAATACTCAGTAGAGGCTATTAATAAGGTAACAGAGGAAATTAATCAATTTGCTCTTAAGCATCATCTCCCAACTCGTAAAAGGGTCACGAAGCAAATGGTCCTAGATCTAGTTAGCCAAAACTAG
- a CDS encoding cytidine/deoxycytidylate deaminase family protein, translating to MYKHRITIGRSIPLRKSWDEYFMDIADVVATRSTCNKLAVGCVIVLDKMIVSTGYNGSIHGHEHCKDVGCLINDEGRCIRTIHAEQNAIIHAKRDEIMGATAYVTHEPCETCSKLLNQAGIKRIVFRHRYKNDRNKVFLEGVEVVQIGSS from the coding sequence ATGTATAAACATAGAATTACAATTGGGAGGAGTATTCCGTTGCGGAAATCTTGGGATGAGTATTTTATGGATATTGCTGATGTGGTGGCCACGCGTTCTACATGCAATAAACTAGCTGTCGGTTGTGTCATTGTATTAGATAAGATGATTGTGTCAACGGGCTATAATGGCTCCATCCATGGACATGAACATTGTAAAGATGTAGGATGCCTTATTAACGATGAAGGAAGATGCATTCGTACGATCCACGCTGAACAGAATGCCATTATCCATGCTAAACGAGATGAGATCATGGGGGCAACCGCCTATGTGACCCATGAGCCTTGTGAGACTTGCTCGAAGCTTTTGAACCAAGCAGGGATTAAACGAATCGTTTTTCGTCATCGATATAAAAATGACAGAAACAAGGTGTTTCTTGAAGGTGTTGAAGTTGTCCAAATTGGCTCTAGTTAA
- the comER gene encoding late competence protein ComER: protein MRVGFIGTGSMGSILLESFMSTGALHPDQVICSNRTREKALRIAENYPGLCVASNNIQVVREAEVIFLCVKPLEFKKVFDEVGPYVKPNHLIISITSPILLADLEKQLPCSVAKIIPSITNSVQAGASLMMFGSRCSEEERQLLRELFSKISTPLEIDESNTRVSSDIVSCGPAFMSYLLQRFISAAVEETGISREQATFLASHMIVGLADLISKGPFDLETLQQRVVVPGGVTGAGLQALENIGDVFNQVFINTHRKYHTDLEEVAHMFYHENK from the coding sequence ATGCGTGTCGGCTTTATCGGAACAGGGAGTATGGGAAGTATCCTGCTTGAATCGTTTATGTCAACAGGCGCTCTTCATCCTGATCAAGTCATCTGCAGCAATCGCACAAGGGAAAAAGCTCTAAGAATTGCAGAGAATTACCCTGGGCTCTGCGTAGCTAGCAATAACATCCAGGTTGTAAGGGAAGCTGAAGTCATTTTCTTATGCGTTAAGCCTCTGGAATTTAAAAAGGTATTCGATGAAGTGGGTCCATATGTCAAACCTAATCACTTGATTATATCCATTACGAGTCCTATTCTGCTCGCGGACCTAGAAAAGCAGTTACCCTGCAGTGTAGCGAAAATTATCCCTAGCATCACCAATTCCGTTCAAGCAGGAGCTTCACTCATGATGTTTGGAAGCCGCTGCAGTGAGGAAGAACGACAATTACTTCGGGAACTCTTCTCTAAGATTAGTACTCCCCTGGAGATTGATGAATCCAACACACGAGTTTCTTCTGATATTGTGAGTTGTGGCCCTGCCTTTATGAGTTATCTGCTACAGCGCTTTATTTCCGCTGCAGTAGAGGAAACTGGAATCAGCCGTGAGCAGGCAACATTCTTAGCAAGTCACATGATTGTGGGATTAGCTGACTTAATTTCTAAAGGACCCTTTGATTTAGAGACCCTCCAACAAAGAGTGGTTGTTCCTGGAGGGGTTACAGGAGCCGGCTTACAGGCCTTAGAGAATATAGGGGATGTATTTAATCAAGTATTTATAAATACTCATCGCAAGTACCACACAGACCTAGAGGAAGTCGCCCATATGTTCTATCACGAAAACAAATAA